A window of Caldicellulosiruptoraceae bacterium PP1 contains these coding sequences:
- a CDS encoding ABC transporter permease → MNSKRSEVAKKFVKQKALFSMLIPFIIYVFIFNYIPVAGWIMAFQNYNPVLGFKNSKWVGIDNFKLLFSDYDFWMAMRNTLSISIIKLFLTFVAAVTLALMINEVKNTFFKRSVQTISYLPHFISWVVAASIITTILSPETGILNSILKSLNIINQPIVWLGEGKYFWWILGISEVWKETGWNAIVYLSAMTAIDPQLYDAAAVDGASRLQRIRHITLPGISNIISILLILNTGWLLNAGFEQVLLLQNPLVEEYSQIIDTFVIKFGLSMYRYSYATAAGIFKSVVSILLIYATNKLAKRLNFSQVI, encoded by the coding sequence ATGAATTCAAAAAGAAGTGAAGTTGCAAAAAAGTTTGTGAAGCAAAAAGCATTATTCAGTATGCTAATTCCTTTTATTATTTATGTATTTATTTTTAATTATATCCCTGTAGCAGGTTGGATAATGGCTTTTCAAAATTATAATCCAGTTTTAGGATTTAAAAATTCAAAATGGGTAGGTATAGATAATTTTAAATTATTATTTTCAGATTATGATTTTTGGATGGCTATGAGAAATACATTATCAATTAGTATTATTAAGCTTTTTTTAACATTTGTAGCTGCTGTTACTTTAGCACTTATGATTAATGAAGTAAAAAATACTTTTTTCAAAAGAAGTGTTCAAACTATCTCTTACCTGCCTCATTTTATATCATGGGTTGTTGCTGCAAGTATTATTACTACTATTTTGTCGCCAGAAACTGGTATATTAAATTCAATACTAAAATCATTAAATATTATTAATCAGCCAATTGTATGGTTAGGTGAAGGTAAGTATTTTTGGTGGATTTTGGGTATATCAGAGGTTTGGAAGGAAACAGGATGGAATGCTATTGTTTACCTTTCAGCCATGACTGCTATTGACCCTCAATTATATGATGCGGCAGCTGTTGATGGAGCTTCACGTCTGCAAAGAATTAGACATATAACATTACCTGGAATTTCAAATATTATAAGTATACTTTTAATTCTAAATACAGGTTGGTTACTAAATGCCGGTTTTGAACAAGTATTATTGCTTCAAAACCCTTTAGTTGAAGAATATAGTCAAATTATCGATACATTTGTTATTAAATTTGGGTTATCTATGTATAGGTATTCTTATGCAACAGCTGCTGGTATATTTAAAAGTGTTGTCAGTATATTACTAATTTACGCAACAAATAAATTAGCAAAGCGTTTAAATTTCTCACAGGTTATCTAA
- a CDS encoding ABC transporter substrate-binding protein produces the protein MKLKRIISFICLLTFVISIFSFNSLTKGNKVIAASKAPITLTFYNGNTTDKPHSDLFGTKIGKEITKLTGVKLKINYLVGEDEATKVSIMIASGDLPDLIYGHQEHGKFIEAGLLVPIEDYIQKYGVNTKKTYSALDLKRLKQSDGHIYFLSPQRSEPSVSNPANAGFWLPLDALKENKWPKIRYWDDYLTFIRNYVKKHPTIDGAKTIGFTFITESWRFFTLENPPSYLMGYQNDGDVIVDPKTYEAKQFFTSAGAKRYYRDLNKLWNEGLIDKDAFVQGYDQYIAKIAQGRVVGFYDQGWQWFYNAGMSLIQNKKENKLLVAFPVTYKGVAKSKYNVLQPIGARDGISISKKCKNPVAAFKFLDALLSNEAQMLMYWGIKGEDYLLDKNGKPYRTAEMKKKHKDDEYCKKQGYGYWWLFPHAEVKLPNGIYRGPGNDPDDAYDDYTPIEKEALKAYNIKCFNDLLDKTTVSPYGFAWDINVPADRTDVTLANQKMHDVTRKYLPKLVMAKPNEFDKIWNEYVKAFSKTNYTVYEKFKTEQIKWRMKAWN, from the coding sequence ATGAAACTTAAACGTATTATTAGTTTTATTTGTTTACTTACTTTTGTTATTAGTATTTTTAGCTTTAATAGTTTAACAAAAGGTAATAAGGTAATAGCTGCTTCAAAAGCTCCAATAACTTTAACATTCTATAATGGTAATACTACCGATAAACCGCATTCAGACCTTTTTGGAACTAAAATTGGTAAAGAGATTACAAAACTTACTGGTGTAAAACTTAAAATTAATTATCTTGTAGGAGAAGATGAAGCAACTAAGGTTTCAATTATGATTGCTTCTGGAGATTTACCCGACTTAATATATGGTCATCAAGAACATGGTAAATTTATTGAAGCTGGTTTGTTAGTACCAATTGAAGATTATATACAAAAGTATGGTGTTAACACTAAAAAAACTTATTCTGCACTAGATCTAAAAAGATTAAAACAAAGTGACGGACATATCTATTTCTTATCACCTCAACGTTCAGAACCAAGTGTTAGTAATCCAGCAAATGCTGGTTTTTGGCTGCCACTTGATGCTTTAAAAGAAAATAAATGGCCAAAGATTAGATATTGGGATGATTATTTAACATTTATCAGAAATTATGTTAAAAAACATCCTACAATTGATGGTGCTAAAACAATTGGTTTTACATTCATAACAGAATCTTGGAGGTTCTTTACTTTAGAAAATCCTCCATCATACTTAATGGGATATCAAAATGATGGTGATGTTATTGTAGATCCTAAAACATATGAAGCAAAGCAGTTCTTTACAAGTGCTGGTGCTAAAAGATATTATAGGGACCTTAACAAGTTATGGAATGAAGGCTTAATTGATAAAGATGCATTTGTTCAGGGATATGACCAATATATAGCAAAGATTGCCCAAGGTCGTGTTGTTGGTTTCTATGACCAAGGTTGGCAATGGTTCTATAACGCAGGAATGAGTTTGATTCAAAATAAAAAGGAAAATAAATTATTAGTTGCATTTCCTGTTACTTATAAGGGTGTTGCAAAATCAAAATATAATGTCTTACAACCAATTGGGGCAAGAGATGGTATTAGTATAAGTAAAAAATGTAAAAATCCTGTAGCGGCTTTTAAATTCCTAGATGCATTACTTTCAAATGAAGCTCAAATGCTCATGTATTGGGGTATTAAAGGTGAAGATTATTTATTAGATAAAAACGGCAAACCATATAGAACTGCTGAAATGAAGAAAAAGCATAAAGATGATGAATATTGTAAAAAACAAGGCTATGGTTATTGGTGGTTATTCCCACATGCAGAAGTAAAACTACCAAATGGTATATATAGAGGCCCAGGTAATGATCCAGATGATGCATATGATGATTATACTCCAATTGAAAAAGAAGCTTTAAAAGCATATAACATAAAATGCTTCAATGATTTATTAGATAAAACAACTGTTTCACCATACGGTTTTGCATGGGATATAAATGTTCCAGCAGATAGAACTGATGTAACATTAGCTAACCAAAAAATGCATGATGTAACAAGAAAGTATTTACCAAAACTTGTAATGGCTAAACCAAATGAGTTTGATAAGATATGGAACGAATATGTTAAAGCATTTAGTAAAACAAATTATACTGTTTATGAAAAGTTTAAGACTGAGCAAATTAAGTGGAGAATGAAGGCTTGGAACTAA
- a CDS encoding sensor histidine kinase, with protein MIDYSINQLSDSILKNINYIENLTNYVFFDLEVQKIFNLEFHNYDDIEMLNKMIINKINVILQISKMPMIIRIYVNNPNIPEVYFDEDKFPSYIRRTTYVEIYRMSSMNKILKNYYKNLSNSKLLVLPDDEKHERISFLKAFYNYNELSKVGFLRVIIDKDVIFEPIIKHKNTNIFFPITITTNDKKIIFSNVKDFKSINLINYHVFYKQINNNLSINYYVPIEVIKQDIYRIIFTLIMVTLLSLLISFIIAYLLISFILKRIKTIKNAIEEFSNGNLSKRININYNDEFKEIIETFNKMANEIQTLIEEVYQQKLEKKQIELELLQSQINPHFLYNSFSSLLRLHQLNEHEKLERFIHNMVSFYRLSLSKGEKITSLEKEIELITNYLEIYKIKYSEDKINYRIQLDKNILEIKIPKLTLQPIIENSIVHFAKKGKLNILLKSKIEKDIVYIDIIDNGNGISDEILEQILVSDFTSKSYGLYNVNKRLKLYYGENYGINIISKKGYFTKVTISIPICPLSNVS; from the coding sequence GTGATTGACTATTCAATCAATCAACTATCAGATAGTATTCTGAAAAATATTAATTATATAGAAAACTTAACCAACTATGTGTTCTTTGATTTAGAGGTTCAAAAAATCTTTAATTTAGAATTTCATAATTATGATGATATTGAAATGTTAAATAAAATGATAATAAATAAAATCAATGTCATTTTGCAAATAAGTAAAATGCCTATGATAATCAGAATTTATGTTAATAATCCTAATATACCTGAAGTGTATTTTGATGAAGATAAGTTTCCATCGTACATTAGAAGAACAACATATGTAGAAATTTATAGAATGAGTTCAATGAATAAAATTCTAAAAAATTACTATAAAAACTTATCAAATTCAAAATTATTAGTATTACCAGATGATGAAAAACATGAACGAATATCTTTCTTAAAAGCTTTTTATAATTATAATGAACTTTCTAAGGTCGGATTTTTAAGAGTCATCATTGATAAGGATGTTATTTTTGAACCAATAATAAAACATAAAAATACAAATATTTTTTTCCCAATAACTATAACTACAAACGATAAAAAAATAATTTTTTCTAATGTCAAAGACTTCAAAAGTATTAATTTAATTAATTATCATGTGTTTTACAAGCAGATAAATAATAACTTAAGTATTAATTATTATGTGCCTATTGAAGTAATTAAACAAGATATATATAGAATAATTTTTACTCTCATAATGGTAACACTTCTTAGTTTATTAATATCATTTATTATTGCATATTTATTAATAAGTTTTATCTTAAAACGAATTAAAACAATTAAAAATGCCATTGAAGAATTTTCTAATGGCAACCTAAGTAAACGTATAAATATTAATTATAATGATGAATTTAAAGAAATAATTGAGACATTTAACAAAATGGCAAATGAAATACAAACACTTATTGAAGAAGTGTATCAACAAAAATTAGAAAAAAAGCAAATTGAGTTGGAACTTTTACAGTCTCAAATAAATCCACATTTTTTATATAATTCTTTTTCGTCGCTTTTAAGATTACATCAATTAAATGAACATGAAAAATTGGAAAGATTTATACATAACATGGTCAGTTTTTATAGATTATCACTATCTAAGGGTGAAAAAATAACATCATTAGAAAAAGAAATAGAATTAATAACTAACTATTTAGAAATTTACAAAATAAAATATTCAGAAGATAAGATTAACTACAGAATACAACTTGATAAAAATATCTTAGAAATTAAAATACCAAAACTTACATTACAACCAATTATAGAAAATTCAATAGTTCATTTTGCAAAAAAAGGCAAGTTGAATATATTATTAAAATCCAAAATAGAAAAAGATATTGTTTATATTGATATTATAGATAATGGCAATGGTATCTCTGATGAAATTCTTGAACAAATATTGGTTAGTGATTTTACTTCAAAAAGTTATGGATTATATAATGTTAACAAACGATTGAAACTATATTATGGAGAAAATTATGGAATTAATATTATTAGTAAAAAAGGATATTTTACAAAGGTAACAATTAGTATACCTATATGTCCATTAAGTAATGTTTCATAG